In one window of Juglans regia cultivar Chandler chromosome 3, Walnut 2.0, whole genome shotgun sequence DNA:
- the LOC109000802 gene encoding uncharacterized protein LOC109000802: protein MNFRNLDEFWAFYVNQHSKPSTRRWHFVGTLIGIFFLLCSVVFSWWLLFFVPFFGYGLAWYSNFFIEGNIPTTFGHPVWSLVCDLKMFGLMLTGKMDKEIKRLGKRPVLQPF, encoded by the coding sequence ATGAATTTTAGGAACTTAGACGAGTTCTGGGCCTTCTATGTAAATCAGCACTCCAAACCATCCACGAGGCGTTGGCATTTTGTGGGCACCCTTATTGGTATATTCTTCTTGCTTTGCTCAGTGGTCTTTAGCTGGTGGCTCTTGTTCTTTGTTCCATTCTTCGGGTATGGATTGGCGTGGTACAGTAATTTCTTCATCGAAGGGAATATCCCGACAACGTTCGGGCATCCAGTTTGGTCCCTGGTGTGTGATTTGAAGATGTTTGGATTGATGCTTACTGGGAAAATGGATAAGGAGATCAAGAGGCTTGGAAAGAGGCCTGTGTTGCAGCCTTTTTAA
- the LOC109000801 gene encoding probable anion transporter 3, chloroplastic: MAAPTYSKCPSCFLSSKSSFVGCKRTHFGFESGLLGKPVKRECLSLRYEANTGGGVLERLQQRKEQKKRWEVRCAAEGIERGMLIGRRGREEAKVTVPERFKVVALMACVMCLCNADRVVMSVAIVPLAAKHGWSNSFLGIVQSSFLWGYIFSSLVGGALVDRYGGKRVIAAGVALWSLATLLTPWAANHSTVSLLAVRAFFGLAEGVALPSMNILLSRWFPNHERATAVGLSMAGFHLGNVAGLLLTPIMLSSIGITGPFILFSSLGLLWLTTWTNGVTNDPRENHFISKSELRLIQAGKTDSPLNDGKLPPISLLLSKLPTWAIILANVTNNWGYFVLLSWMPVYFKTVFNVNLKQAAWFSAVPWGTMAISGYIAGATSDYLIKAGFSLTLVRKIMQSIGFIGPGVSLLCLNYANTPVSAAVLITVALSLSSFSQAGFLLNMQDIAPQYAGFLHGISNSAGTLAAIISTIGTGYFVQWLGSFQAFLTVTAVLYFLTTIFWNLFATGERVF, translated from the exons ATGGCGGCTCCAACATATTCCAAATGTCCTTCGTGTTTTTTGAGCTCCAAGTCCAGTTTTGTCGGCTGTAAAAGAACCCACTTCGGGTTTGAGTCTGGACTCCTCGGAAAACCGGTAAAAAGGGAGTGTTTGTCACTGAGGTATGAAGCAAACACTGGAGGAGGAGTACTAGAGCGGTTGCAGCAGAGGAAGGAGCAGAAAAAGAGATGGGAGGTGAGGTGTGCGGCGGAGGGTATAGAGAGGGGGATGCTGATAGGAAGGAGAGGAAGGGAAGAAGCGAAGGTGACCGTGCCGGAGAGGTTCAAGGTGGTGGCGTTAATGGCGTGCGTCATGTGCCTCTGCAACGCTGATCGAGTCGTCATGTCTGTCGCCATCGTCCCCCTAGCTGCCAAACATGGGTGGTCCAATTCTTTCTTAGGCATTGTTCAG TCATCATTTCTTTGGGGATACATATTTTCGTCGTTGGTCGGAGGAGCATTGGTAGACAGGTATGGAGGGAAGAGAGTGATCGCAGCTGGTGTGGCTTTGTGGTCTTTGGCCACCCTCCTCACCCCTTGGGCTGCCAATCACTCCACAGTCTCTCTCTTGGCTGTCCGTGCATTCTTTGGATTGGCCGAAGGTGTAGCTCTACCCTCCATGAACATCCTTTTGTCAAG GTGGTTTCCAAACCATGAACGAGCAACTGCAGTGGGTCTCTCCATGGCTGGATTTCATCTTGGCAATGTTGCTGGTTTACTGCTGACTCCAATTATGTTGTCATCAATCGGAATTACTGGTCCTTTCATTCTCTTCTCATCTCTTGGGCTACTCTGGTTGACGACATGGACAAACGGAGTTACAAATGATCCACGAGAAAACCATTTTATTAGCAAATCAGAGCTCCGACTAATCCAAGCTGGGAAAACCGACTCTCCATTGAATGATGGAAAGCTCCCACCCATAAGCCTCTTATTATCAAAATTACCAACATGGGCCATCATACTTGCTAATGTGACTAACAATTGG GGATACTTCGTTCTTCTCTCATGGATGCCTGTTTATTTCAAGACT GTATTTAATGTGAACTTGAAGCAAGCAGCATGGTTTAGTGCTGTTCCATGGGGCACAATGGCAATTTCTGGCTATATTGCAGGTGCAACATCAGATTATTTAATCAAGGCTGGATTCTCTCTGACCTTAGTCCGCAAGATAATGCAG TCCATCGGTTTCATCGGGCCTGGGGTGTCACTGCTCTGCTTGAATTATGCCAATACACCTGTAAGCGCGGCGGTACTCATCACAGTAGCCTTGAGCTTGAGTTCCTTCAGCCAAGCTGGCTTTCTCCTCAACATGCAA GATATAGCTCCTCAATATGCAGGATTTCTGCATG GAATATCAAATTCAGCTGGAACATTGGCGGCGATAATTAGCACAATTGGAACTGGTTATTTCGTACAATGGTTGGGATCTTTCCAAGCATTCTTAACTGTCACCGCCGTGCTCTATTTCCTGACAACCATATTTTGGAACCTGTTTGCTACCGGAGAACGAGTCTtctaa